In Epinephelus lanceolatus isolate andai-2023 chromosome 13, ASM4190304v1, whole genome shotgun sequence, the following are encoded in one genomic region:
- the c13h1orf198 gene encoding uncharacterized protein C1orf198 homolog: MAAMMAATTMAGLDAHRMEEKKFEYFSSINSMAKKIMQEREKIKAMHGSSWDKMTPQEQDTAIDNGMMDPHIRARYAMHRVDREEVVCYPKLLLQTGQKIVHFGEEDITWQDEHSAPFSWETKSQLEVSLTSGPADQGISASQADSKASKVPHSGQLGKSTPGAKVSVSEGRRPEEESSFWKISAERSRLEGEQADFQSLTPSQIKSLEKGEKSLPSYLRQETSVPPKEPEVADPHPPAPTRSTKQRAPKPPAPHPPIPVAVSATPASISISPNPAPPLSVSSSVAGWERSQSTLPSAGSTVDEVFSSSMMSKPSSTPSTMEKEKEEDLSGSPTFAQFNTSSNILKTGFDFLDNW, from the exons ATGGCAGCCATGATGGCCGCCACAACCATGGCGGGGCTCGACGCCCACAGGATGGAGGAGAAGAAGTTCGAGTACTTCTCCTCCATCAACTCCATGGCGAAGAAGATAATgcaggagagggagaaaatCAAAGCCATGCACGGCTCGTCCTGGGACAAGATGACGCCGCAGGAGCAGGACACCGCCATCGACAACGGGATGATGGATCCTCATATCCGAGCCCGATACGCCATGCACAGAGTTGACCGAGAAGAAGTGGTCTGCTACCCCAAACTGCTCCTTCAGACGGGGCAGAAGATAGTTCACTTCGGGGAGGAG GATATTACCTGGCAAGATGAGCACTCTGCCCCCTTCTCATGGGAGACAAAG AGCCAGTTGGAAGTCAGCTTGACGTCAGGCCCTGCAGATCAAGGGATCTCGGCCTCGCAGGCAGACTCAAAGGCTTCAAAGGTTCCTCATTCCGGCCAGCTTGGCAAGAGTACACCAGGGGCCAAG GTGTCTGTCAGCGAGGGACGCAGGCCAGAGGAGGAGTCGTCTTTCTGGAAGATCAGCGCTGAGAGGTCCAGGCTAGAGGGAGAGCAAGCCGACTTCCAGTCCCTGACCCCCAGCCAGATCAAATCCCTGGAGAAAGGAGAAAAATCCCTCCCCTCCTACCTCCGACAG GAGACCTCTGTCCCTCCCAAGGAGCCTGAGGTAGCAGACCCCCACCCTCCAGCTCCCACCAGGTCCACCAAGCAGCGAGCACCCAAACCTCCTGCTCCCCACCCTCCTATTCCCGTCGCTGTCAGTGCAACACCAGCATCCATCTCCATTTCCCCAAACCCAGCCCCGCCTCTCAGCGTGTCCTCATCAGTTGCGGGATGGGAGCGATCTCAGAGCACGCTGCCGTCGGCAGGCAGCACCGTGGATGAAGTGTTCTCCTCCAGCATGATGTCCAAGCCCTCCAGCACCCCCAGCACTatggagaaagagaaggaggaggatttATCCGGAAGCCCCACTTTTGCCCAG TTCAACACAAGCAGCAACATCCTGAAGACTGGATTCGACTTCCTAGACAATTGGTAA
- the gja13.1 gene encoding connexin 32.3: MGDWGVLSKLLDKVQSHSTVIGKIWMSVLFLFRIMVLGAGAESVWGDEQSGFVCNTQQPGCENVCYDWTFPISHIRFWVLQIIFVSTPTLVYLGHALHVIHKEKKLREELKSPSGTRLVKMPKYTDEKGKVKIKGNLLGSYLTQLVFKIIIEAAFIVGQYYLYGFVMVPMFPCSRTPCPFTVECYMSRPTEKTIFIIFMLVVACISLFLNVIEVFYLICTRVRCGSKSRTHKVTSAENPASLSSPRWPTTEETLKQNKMNMELESSQSIGGSLDGAKEEKRLLSGH; this comes from the coding sequence ATGGGAGACTGGGGAGTTCTGTCAAAATTGCTGGACAAGGTCCAGTCCCACTCCACAGTCATTGGGAAGATCTGGATGAGCGTCCTCTTCCTGTTCAGGATCATGGTCCTGGGTGCAGGTGCTGAGAGCGTCTGGGGCGACGAGCAGTCGGGTTTTGTCTGCAACACTCAACAACCTGGTTGCGAGAATGTCTGCTACGATTGGACCTTCCCCATCTCGCACATTCGCTTCTGGGTCCTCCAGATCATCTTTGTGTCCACGCCAACGCTGGTCTACCTGGGCCACGCTTTGCACGTCATTCACAAAGAGAAAAAGCTGAGGGAGGAGCTGAAAAGCCCCAGCGGGACCCGGCTGGTCAAGATGCCCAAATACACAGATGAAAAGGGAAAGGTGAAGATCAAGGGGAACCTGCTGGGGAGCTACCTGACCCAGCTCGTGTTCAAGATCATCATCGAGGCCGCCTTCATAGTGGGCCAGTACTACCTGTATGGCTTCGTCATGGTCCCCATGTTCCCCTGCTCCAGGACCCCCTGTCCCTTCACTGTGGAGTGCTACATGTCCCGACCCACAGAGAAGACCATCTTCATTATCTTCATGCTGGTGGTGGCCTGCATTTCCCTGTTTCTCAATGTCATTGAGGTATTCTACCTTATTTGTACCAGGGTGAGATGTGGGTCCAAGTCTCGCACTCACAAGGTCACTTCAGCTGAAAACCCTGCCAGCCTGTCGAGTCCAAGGTGGCCGACTACAGAGGAAACACTCAAGCAGAACAAGATGAACATGGAGCTAGAGAGCAGCCAGAGTATCGGTGGAAGCCTGGATGGAGCCAAAGAGGAGAAACGACTACTGAGTGGTCATTAA
- the gja11 gene encoding gap junction protein, alpha 11 — protein sequence MGEWDLLGRLLDKVQSHSTVIGKVWLTVLFVFRILVLHAGAEKVWGDEQSDFVCNTQQPGCENVCYDLAFPISHVRFWVLQIIAVATPKLLYLGHVLHVIHIEKKMKERMKKQAELDDQASLFLRRAYKVPKYTKSTGKISIRGQLLRSYVLHLVVKIILEVVFIVGQYFLYGFTLQTRYVCTRFPCPHKVDCFLSRPTEKSIIIWFMLVAAFVSLVLSLVELFYLCVKAVKECMARRQDYTVTPVTPPPLERKAFKSRDEMLQNCVNLELELQGRKLGVNGATDTAKNVSPESNSMGAEIRI from the exons ATGGGCGAATGGGATCTGCTGGGCCGCTTGCTGGATAAAGTACAGAGCCACTCCACGGTGATCGGCAAGGTCTGGCTCACAGTGCTGTTTGTCTTCCGCATCCTCGTCCTGCACGCTGGCGCTGAGAAG GTTTGGGGCGATGAGCAGTCCGACTTTGTCTGCAACACTCAACAGCCCGGTTGTGAGAACGTCTGCTATGACCTCGCCTTCCCCATTTCTCATGTGCGCTTTTGGGTCCTTCAGATTATTGCTGTGGCAACCCCAAAGCTGCTATACCTTGGCCATGTCCTCCATGTGATCCACATTGAGAAGAAG ATGAAGGAGAGGATGAAGAAACAGGCTGAGTTGGATGACCAGGCCAGCCTCTTCCTGAGGAGGGCCTACAAAGTCCCCAAGTACACAAAGAGCACTGGCAAGATCAGCATCCGAGGCCAGCTCCTCCGCAGTTACGTCCTCCATCTCGTGGTGAAGATTATCCTGGAGGTTGTGTTCATTGTGGGTCAGTACTTTCTTTACGGCTTCACCCTCCAGACCCGCTACGTCTGCACCCGCTTCCCTTGCCCTCACAAGGTGGACTGCTTCCTGTCCAGGCCTACAGAGAAGTCGATCATCATTTGGTTCATGCTGGTGGCAGCGTTTGTCTCCCTCGTCCTCAGCCTGGTTGAGCTGTTCTACCTGTGCGTGAAAGCTGTGAAGGAGTGCATGGCGAGGAGGCAGGATTACACTGTGACCCCGGTGACACCTCCACCTTTGGAAAGGAAAGCTTTTAAAAGCCGCGATGAGATGCTCCAGAATTGTGTCAACCTGGAGCTGGAGCTCCAAGGACGAAAGTTGGGGGTGAACGGGGCCACTGACACTGCTAAGAATGTATCACCTGAAAGCAACAGCATGGGGGCAGAGATTCGCATCTGA
- the LOC117270405 gene encoding gap junction Cx32.2 protein-like yields the protein MGEWGFLSSLLDKVQSHSTVIGKVWLSVLFIFRIMILGAGAEKVWGDEQSNMVCNTKQPGCKNVCYDHAFPISHIRFWVLQIILVSTPTLIYLGHVLHVIHKENKLREYRKTHSGDIVKLPKYSDEKGHVEIKGNLLGNYMISIFFRILLEIGFIVGQYYLYGFVMDPRIVCSRAPCPFTVECFMSRPTEKTIFIIFMLVVSCISLVLNVAEIFYLACSRSSRRRSKTVPATALAIHPRLNGDSLMKSEKLGLHDASHSTA from the exons ATGGGAGAGTGGGGTTTTCTGTCCTCCTTACTGGACAAGGTCCAGTCCCACTCCACTGTCATTGGGAAGGTCTGGCTCAGTGTGCTTTTTATCTTCAGGATCATGATCCTTGGAGCTGGAGCAGAGAAG GTGTGGGGGGATGAACAGTCGAATATGGTTTGTAACACCAAACAGCCTGGTTGCAAGAACGTCTGCTACGACCATGCCTTCCCTATCTCACACATCCGATTCTGGGTCCTCCAGATTATCCTTGTGTCAACACCGACCCTTATCTACCTCGGTCATGTCCTCCACGTCAtccacaaagaaaataaattaagggAATACAGGAAGACCCACTCGGGTGACATTGTCAAACTTCCCAAGTACTCTGACGAAAAAGGCCATGTTGAGATAAAAGGCAACCTGCTGGGAAACTACATGATCTCCATATTCTTCAGAATCCTCCTGGAGATAGGATTCATTGTGGGGCAGTATTACCTGTACGGCTTTGTCATGGACCCAAGAATCGTCTGCTCCCGAGCCCCCTGCCCCTTCACCGTAGAGTGCTTCATGTCTCGACCCACAGAGAAGaccatcttcatcatcttcatgcTTGTcgtgtcctgcatctctcttgTACTCAACGTGGCAGAAATCTTCTACCTGGCTTGTTCTCGCTCATCCAGACGGAGGTCTAAAACTGTGCCGGCCACTGCTCTTGCCATTCACCCACGTTTGAACGGTGACAGTCTGATGAAAAGTGAGAAGCTAGGCCTCCATGATGCCAGTCACAGCACAGCCTGA